The following proteins are co-located in the Flavobacteriales bacterium genome:
- a CDS encoding DMT family transporter, producing MKKGVLYMLGSTLAFACMQICVKFLPHLPAHELILFRSLVSIVLSVAILKKLGIQLLGNNKKVLLMRGVFGTTALLMFFYTLQNIPLASAVTLQYLSPIFTALFAAIFLKEKMQMKQWLYFGVSFAGVALIKGFDERISLTFMLLGICSAMFSGMAYTCIRRLKDSEHPLVVVLYFPLVAIPIMSVLSYYKWVTPQGTDWLYLLLMGLFTQVAQLLMTKGIQSGIANKMISLKYIGTIYALAIGYLIFGESYGLMSLIGIAMVIAGVVLNLWKKRVK from the coding sequence GTGAAAAAAGGCGTACTCTATATGCTAGGTTCTACCCTAGCCTTCGCCTGTATGCAAATCTGTGTGAAGTTTTTGCCACACCTTCCGGCGCACGAACTCATCTTGTTTCGTTCTTTGGTATCCATAGTGTTGAGTGTTGCTATACTTAAAAAGCTGGGGATTCAGCTCTTGGGCAATAACAAAAAAGTACTGCTTATGCGTGGTGTTTTTGGCACGACCGCCCTACTGATGTTTTTCTACACCTTGCAGAACATACCCCTTGCCAGTGCCGTGACTCTACAGTACCTCTCGCCCATCTTTACAGCCCTTTTTGCCGCCATCTTCCTCAAGGAAAAGATGCAGATGAAGCAATGGCTCTATTTTGGAGTTTCCTTTGCTGGGGTAGCACTTATCAAAGGTTTTGACGAGCGCATATCTCTGACCTTTATGCTCTTGGGTATTTGCTCGGCTATGTTTTCTGGAATGGCTTACACCTGCATACGCCGACTCAAAGACAGCGAACACCCTTTAGTGGTGGTCTTGTATTTCCCTTTGGTAGCCATACCCATTATGTCGGTGCTCTCTTATTACAAATGGGTAACACCACAAGGTACGGACTGGCTGTACCTCCTACTTATGGGATTGTTTACTCAAGTGGCTCAACTGCTCATGACTAAGGGCATACAAAGCGGTATAGCTAATAAGATGATTAGCCTCAAGTACATAGGTACTATTTACGCTTTGGCAATAGGCTACCTTATTTTTGGGGAAAGTTACGGACTCATGAGCCTCATTGGTATTGCTATGGTAATTGCCGGTGTAGTACTGAACTTGTGGAAAAAAAGAGTCAAATAG
- the meaB gene encoding methylmalonyl Co-A mutase-associated GTPase MeaB, with product MHNISQAVIQGNRVALAQAITLVESTLLEHQQEAQSIIQDILPNSGQSVRIGITGVPGVGKSTFIEALGKYLTAQGKKVAVLAIDPSSEKSGGSILGDKTRMHELAVDELAFIRPSPTAGSLGGVARKTRESILLCEAAGFEIILIETVGVGQSETAVHSMVDVFLLLMLAGAGDELQGIKRGIMEMADAILINKADGDNLIPAKKAQAQYKSALHLFPPNTNGWIPQVGVCSALEKTDIDKAWDIIGQCTKWTQERGFFESKRQEQNRYWFHQMIKERLQDDFYSQHQQQIAELEQQVMDAKLSPSQALQQLFK from the coding sequence ATGCATAACATTAGCCAAGCCGTCATACAAGGTAATAGAGTAGCACTAGCCCAAGCTATAACCCTCGTGGAAAGCACTTTGCTAGAGCATCAGCAAGAAGCTCAAAGCATCATTCAAGACATACTGCCCAATAGTGGGCAATCCGTACGCATAGGCATTACAGGAGTTCCCGGTGTAGGCAAAAGCACCTTTATAGAAGCCTTAGGCAAATACCTGACTGCTCAAGGCAAAAAGGTAGCCGTATTGGCCATAGACCCCTCTAGTGAAAAATCTGGAGGTAGTATATTGGGCGACAAAACACGTATGCACGAATTGGCTGTCGATGAGTTGGCATTCATTCGCCCTTCACCTACTGCTGGTTCTTTGGGTGGTGTAGCTAGAAAGACGAGAGAAAGTATTTTACTGTGCGAAGCCGCAGGTTTTGAAATTATCCTCATAGAAACGGTAGGTGTAGGACAATCCGAAACGGCAGTACATTCTATGGTGGATGTCTTTTTACTGCTTATGTTAGCCGGTGCTGGCGATGAGCTACAAGGCATCAAAAGAGGCATTATGGAGATGGCTGACGCTATACTCATCAACAAAGCCGATGGCGATAACCTTATCCCTGCCAAAAAGGCTCAAGCCCAATACAAAAGTGCCCTTCACCTCTTTCCACCAAACACCAACGGATGGATACCTCAAGTAGGTGTTTGCTCAGCTTTAGAAAAAACCGATATAGACAAGGCTTGGGACATCATCGGTCAATGCACCAAGTGGACACAAGAAAGGGGCTTTTTTGAGAGCAAACGACAAGAACAAAACCGCTATTGGTTTCATCAAATGATAAAAGAGCGTTTGCAAGACGATTTTTACAGCCAACACCAACAACAGATAGCTGAATTAGAACAGCAAGTGATGGACGCTAAACTCAGTCCCTCTCAAGCTTTACAACAACTCTTTAAGTGA